The genomic DNA TGATTGGTGCAATCACTTATAGTTTTTCGATGATGATTGTGTGTCATGTGATTCACCCGATGATTGTATATCACATCGCATGGTTCCCCTTAGTTTTTATGCTTTTCAAGAAAGCAATTGATACCGGCAATATCAAAACCGGAGTAGGTGGTGGGCTGATTTTCGGTTTTTCAATGCTTTCGGGGCATCCGCAATCATCGCTTTATTTAGGATTGCTATTGGGATTCTATTTGATTTACCGACTAATCATCAATTTCAAATCTAAAGTACAATTCAAATTGCCAATTTTGGTTGCACCGATTTTGACTTTCGTGTTCGCGGCTGCAATTTTTCAAGTACAATTTTTGATGTCCGGCGAATTAGCTGAATTGTCTAATCGTGCTGAAATGACTTATGAAGATTCAACTGAAGGCTCATTGGCAATGTCTCAACTGTTCCAAGCGGTCGTACCTGACTTATTCGGCAAAGTCGATGGAATGGGGCAAAACGAATTTCCCTTTTATATGAAAATTTCTCCAACTGAAGATGCTCCCTATTATGCGTATTGGGAAACAGCGTATTATTTCGGCTTATTGGCATTAATTCTCGGTTTATTGACCTTAGTGTATTTCCTCAAGGAACGCGACATCGCATTTTATTTATTCATCATAATATTTGGTGTATTGTTCGCACTTGGTTCTTCGGGTATCATACATGGAATTTTTTACAATCTACCATTTTTCGGTCAATTCCGAGTTCCGGCACGTATGATGTTTTTTGTAGTCTTTGCATTTTCAATCCTTTCCGCAATCGGATTCGATAAATTGTTCTTTTCAAATCTTCCAAATAAATTCAAAAAATTGCTCATAGTTTCAGCTGTGCCAATATTTGTGCTGCTTTTAGGATTGACAGGCATTTTGACATCAATGGTTGATGTTCCGGCTTCTTATATGCCGCTCGCAGCATCTAATTCGCTCATCGGGCTGTTTATCATTGTCGTTTTGCTGGGATTATCGTATGTGACAATCAAAAACAATGGGGCGCTGCATTTCAGCGGTGGCTTGTTGGTTTTACTTGTTTTTCTCGATTTATACGCAGTCGGTAGCAAATTCAATGATTCACCTCAAAGTCCTGCCCAAGCCTATGAATTGGAAAATGCGACCTTAAATTTATTCAAATTTCAATCACCTGACAATCTTTTCCGAGTAAATACGCGCTCTTACAATCCACCGGTTATGGCTTTCAAACGAAATCAAGGCTATATGGATAATATCATGACAACTGAAGGATATAACCCATTAGTTTTAAGAAGAGTGAACCCGGCTGTGAATGATGTCAATTTGATTTATGATTTGCTCAATGTGAAATATAAAATCACACTCGACCAGCAAACTCGCGGTCCTGTTTTTGTTGAAAATCCGACTATGTTCCCGAGATTTTGGTATGTATTCGATTGGGATGTCATTGGCGAAAATGAAGTCGAATCATTTATGAAATCAAATCAAATTGATTACAGGAAAAAAGTAATTCTCGAAGAGCAACCAAAAATAGCACGAAATTTAGCATCAAATGATTCGTTATTAATTAATATAAAATGTATGGAATATTCGGGCAATTATCAACGCTACGAGGTTATGAATCCCGAAGCAGATTTTATCTTGGTATTGAGCGAAATTTGGTATCCTGCGTGGAAAGTTTTTGTTGACGGAATGCCCGCAAAATTGCACAGAGCAAATTATAGTCTGCGCGCGGTAGAAATCCCCAAAGGAGCTTCTAAAATCGAATTCAGATTTGCCTCGCCGTCATTTGCTATTGGGCAATGGATTACGCTAATTGCTTTAATCATAGCAATTCCACTGTTGTTTTTTAAATTTTCCGGAAAAAATAAGAATGAGTAAAAAAGCATTAGTAATGCTCGAGAGTGGTTTCTATCTTTACGGTGAAACATTTTGCGGTTCAGGCGAATGTTTTGGCGAATTTGTTTTTAATACTGCCATGACAGGATATGAAGAAATAGTCACCGACCCGTCCTATCGTGGGCAAATTGTGACGTTTACATATCCGCTAATTGGCAATTATGGTGTTACTTTCAATAATTTGCAATCCAACAGTATCCATAGTGAAGCTGTGATTATTCGCGAGAATTCTGCGATTACCTCCAATCACGCTGCAAAAATGTCATTTGCTGATTTTCTCAGTTCGCATGGCAAAATGGGAATACACAAACTCGATACTCGCGCATTGACGACAAGGCTCCGGAAATTTGGAGCTATCAAAGGCGGCATCAGCACTGATGAATTAGACCCCGAAAAATTTCTCCAAAAAATTACCGAAGCGCCGGACATTTCGGACTCCAATCTTTATGAGGAAGTAATCGGTAACGAGGTTTTGACTTTTGAAGGAAACACTGCAAGTGCACTTAATTTGCTTGTAGTTGATTTCGGTATCAAACGCAGTATTTTGGAAAATCTCCGTAAATATTATAATCATATTTACTTAGTTCCATTCGATATTAATTTCGATGTAAACATCGCAAACTTGGATTTCGATGCCGTTTTCTTGTCCAATGGTCCAGGTGACCCAAGAATAGTGCATAGCTTTGATAAATATTTACACGAATTCGCTTATAATAATTTCCCAATAATTGGAATTTGCTTCGGACATCAGCTAATCGGGAAAACATTCGGACTGAAAATTGATAAGCTGATTTTCGGGCATCACGGTGGCAATCATCCTGTGAAAAATATTGAAACGGGGAAAGTGTTCATTACTTCGCAAAATCATAATTATGCAATTTCGCACCAAAGCATAATCGAATCGCTTGATTGGAATATGAATTGGCTACATTTGTATGATAATACGGTGAGCGGCATTAAACATAAAACTCTGCCAATCAGCTCAGTGCAATTCCATCCGGAAGCATCGCCCGGACCTAACGATGCGGCTTTAGTAGTTTTCGACGACTTTTTCAAAATTGTAAAAGATTCAAATGCCTAAAAGAAACGATATTCAGAGAATTCTTGTAATCGGCGCCGGACCAATTGTAATCGGTCAAGCCGGCGAATTTGACTATTCCGGCAGTCAAGCTGTCAAAGCTCTTAAAAATCTCGGTTATTATGTCGTCGTTCTAAACAGCAATCCGGCTACTATCATGACCGACCCGGAGCTTTCAGACCGTGTTTACATCGAGCCGATTAATACGGACATAATTGAGCAAATTATCCAGAAGGAAAAAATTGATGCCATTTTGCCGACTGTTGGCGGACAAACGGCTCTCAATGTGAGTTTGGAACTTCATGACAAGGGCTTGATTGAAAAATACGGCATCGAGCTTTTAGGTGTAAGCGCCGAAAGCATTGCCAAAGCTGAACACCGCGAATTATTCCGCCAATCAATTGAAAACATCGGCTTAGAATCTCCCAAAGGCAAAACTGTCAAAACTCTGAAAGATGCGATTGAATTTTACGATGAAGTCGGATTACCGCTTATTATCCGACCATCGCTCACGCTTGGTGGCTCGGGTGGCGGAGTCGCAAACACTTTAGATGAATTCAAATCCATCGTGATTAACGGATTATCATTGTCGCCAATTACTGAAGTCTTGGTCGAAGAATCGCTGATAGGGTGGAAGGAGTACGAATTTGAGGTCATTCGCGATAATAATGATAATGCTATAATTATAGCTTCTATCGAAAATTTCGACCCGATGGGCGTGCATACCGGAGACAGCATTACCGTTGCTCCAGCCCAAACTTTAAGTGATGATGAATATCAGAAACTTCGTGATTATTCAATTGCAGTTATTCGCGAAATTGGGGTTGCTACTGGTGGTTCAAATATACAGTTTGCGCTGAATCCCAAAAATGGCGATATTCGTGTAATTGAAATGAATCCGAGAGTTTCGCGTAGCTCGGCACTTGTGTCGAAAGCAACAGGATTTCCGATTGCCAAAATCGCTGCAATGCTTGCTGTAGGGCTAAATCTTGACGAAATCACCAACGACATAACAAAATCTACTCCCGCATCTTTCGAGCCGGTGCTTGACTATATTGTCGTAAAAATTCCCAGATGGGATTTCGAGAAATTCAAATCTGAAAATTCACTCACAACTCAGATGAAGTCTGTCGGCGAGGTGATGGCAATAGGCTCAAATTTCCGCGAGGCACTCCAAAAGGCTTATCGTTCGCTCGAAATCGGTCTATCGGGATTGGAATCTGAAAAATTCAACAAATTATCAATTGATGAAATCAGAACCGGACTTGGAAAATTCACTCCGGATTTGCCTTTTTTCATCAAATCGGCAATCATAAATGGTTTGAATATCGCTGAAATTTCTCAACTTTCCAGAGTTGATATTTGGTTTGTGGAAAATATTAAAATGATTTGCGATTTTGAAAAGCAACTCCAAAATTTGGACTTCGAAGGATTGGATGAGGATATACTACGTGAAGCAAAATTAAACGGATTCTCGGATATTCAAATTGCGAAACTAACCGGCACGACTACTGAAATTATCAGACAAAAGCGAATCGAACTCGGCGTATTGCCAACTTACAAAAAAGTTGATACTTGTGCAGCCGAATTCGAAGCCGTGACACCATATTATTATTCTACATATCTGACTGAAAATGAGTCTGAACCATCGGACAAAACTAAGATTATAGTCCTTGGCGGCGGACCATTTAGAATAGGGCAGGGGCTCGAATTTGATTATTGTGCCTCACAAGCAGCCATGAAGCTGAAGGAATTAGATTACGAAGTAATACTTATAAATTGCAATCCCGAAACTGTCAGTACGGATTACGACACTTCCAACAAACTGTATTTCGAGCCTGTTCATATCGAAGATGTAATGAACATTATCGAACTCGAAAAACCTTATGGTGTGGTTTTGCAATTGGGTGGGCAAACTCCTCTGAAATTATCAAAAGAACTCATGGAAAATGGAGTTCGTATTCTCGGCACTGAACAACAAAATATTGATTTAGCTGAGGACAGAGGCAAACTGATGGAAATATTGGATAATCTCCATATTGAATTTCCTCCCGGAGCAATGGCGAAAAATCGTGACGAAGCATTTATTTTCGCATCAAAAATTGGCTATCCGGTAATCGTCCGACCTTCTTACGTGCTTGGCGGACGCGGAATGGCTATTGTTTATGACGAGCATGATCTATCCCTTTTCATTGATGAAGCTACCAGAGTCAGCGAAAATAATCCCGTTTTGATTGACAAATTCCTTGAAAACGCACTCGAAGCCGATGTTGATGCCGTTTCTGACGGTCAGGATATTATCATTGCCGGAATTATGGAGCATATCGAAGAAGCCGGAATTCACTCCGGTGACAGCTGCTCAGTATTGCCAAGCTATAGCTTCTCGCCATACGTTAAAGACCGCATACGCGAAATCACTTATCAAATTGCACGAAAGCTCCAAATCAAAGGTTTCATCAATATTCAATTCGCAATTGCCGACGAAAAAATTTATCTAATCGAAGTCAATCCACGCGCCTCACGAACTGTGCCTTTCGTTTCCAAATCATCGGGCATTCCGATGAATGAAATCGCAGTCAGAGTAATGACCGGAGAAAAAATTGCAGATATGGACGTACCGAAAAGTGGCTTCTATGGTCACTTTGCGGTCAAAACTCCGGTGTTCTCATTCAGTAAATTTCCCGGAGTTGATACCGTCTTAGGTCCTGAAATGAGAAGTACGGGCGAAGTAATGGGCATCAGTGAATTTTTTGGCGAAGCATATGTCAAATCTCAAATTGGTGCTGGAAATAATCTGCCTCTCGGTGGCAATGTTTTTATTTCAGTAAATGACCACGACAAGAGGTCAGTTGTGCCGATTGCTCAAAAGCTTCGCTTACTCGGATTTGAAATTTACGCCACTCTCGGCACATTCAGCACTTTGCATGTAGAAGGCGTCCATGTCAATCTTATCCATAAAATTGGTGCAGGACATCCCAATGTAGTCGAAATGATTCATAGTGGCAACATACAGATGATTATCAATACTCCTTTGGGTAGGAAAGCATATCAAGATGACTTGTTGATTCGCTCCGCAGCATTGCAAAATAAAGTGCTCTGCATCACAAATATTTCCGCTGCTCGCGCAATTGCAGATGGCATGGAATGGCTTCAACGACATAAAATCACAATTCATAATCCATTCGTTTCTCGGAAAGGCAATTAAAATACTTTTGCTTCACTAACTTCATTATTTCGATAATAAACACTAAAAAGCGACATGCGAAAGTATTACGGAAATAAAATAGTAGAAATTGCTGAATTACTCAAAAACCGCATCCTTGTTTTGGATGGTGCTATGGGTACAATGGTTCAGCGTTATAAATTGACCGAAGCCGATTACAGAGGCAAAAGATTTGCCGATTGGCACAAAGACCTCAAAGGCAATAATGATTTGCTCGTTCTGACTCAGCCCGATATCATTAAGGAAATTCACCTTAAATATCTCGAAGCGGGCAGCGATATAATCGAAACCAATACATTCAATGGTACATCAATTTCCCAATCTGATTATGATATGGGCGATTATGTCAATGAAATTAATTTCAATGCGGCAAAAATTGCACGTGCAGCAGTTGACGAAATGCTCAAACGTGACCCATCGAAACCCAGATTTGTAGCCGGAGCGGTAGGACCAACTAATCAAGCTTTATCATTATCGCCGGATGTGAACAATCCGGGATATAGAGCAACCGATTTTGATACGATGAGCAATGCCTATTACGAACAAGTAAAATCGCTTGTAGAAGGCGGCAGCGATATAATTTTGATTGAAACCATTTTCGATACTCTGAATTCAAAAGCAGCTATTTTCGGAACTGCACAATATTTCCGCGAATCGGGAAATTACCTGCCTGTAATGATTTCGGGTACTATAGTTGACCAAAGCGGAAGAACCTTATCCGGTCAGACGAACGGAGCTTTTTGGGTCTCAATATCGCATACAATCAATTTGCTTAGCGTTGGATTTAATTGTGCTCTTGGTTCCGAGCAAATGCGTCCTTACATCGAAGAGCTATCCTCAGAAGCAGATTGTTTCACAAGTTTATACCCAAATGCCGGGCTGCCGAATGAATTTGGCGGTTATGACGAATCACCGAAATTCATGGCAGAAGTTTCACGGCAGTACGCCGAAGAGGGCTTTGTCAATATTATCGGTGGATGTTGTGGAACTACTCCTGTCCATATCGAAGCAATTGCAGAGAGCGTCAAAGGTATAAAACCTAGAACTGTGCCGTCGCCAAAGACATTTATGCAATTAAGTGGACTTGAGAAATTAATCGCTTACGAGAATTCAAATTTCATCAACGTCGGGGAAAGAACGAACATTTCGGGTTCGACAAAATTCAAAGACCTGATTGTCAAAAATGATTTTGAATCCGCACTCGCAATTGCAAAGCAACAAGTGGAAAATGGTGCTCAAATTATTGACATCAACATGGACGAAGGGATGATTGATTCCGAATCAGCTATGACTACTTTCCTGAACTTAATTGCTTCTGAGCCTGATATTGCCAAAGTGCCGATAATGATTGATTCATCAAAATGGACAGTCATCGAAGCAGGTTTGAAGTGCATTCAAGGCAAGGGCATTGTGAACTCTATTTCCATGAAAGAGGGCGAAGAGGAGTTCATCAAACATGCACGAAAAGTGCTCGATTATGGCGCTGCTGTCATCGTCATGGCATTCGATGAAAATGGTCAAGCGGATACTGAGCAAAGGAAAATTGACATTTGCAGCCGTGCATATAAAATTTTGACCGAAGAAGTCGGTTTTCCGCCTCATGATATAATTTTCGACCCGAACATTTTGACTTTGGCTACAGGAATGGATGAACACAACAATTACGCTGTTGATTACATCAATGCTGTTCGTTGGATAAAGCAAAATCTTCCTTATGCAAAAGTTAGCGGTGGTGTGAGTAATTTGTCATTTTCATTCCGCGGCAACAACAAAGTCCGCGAGGCGATGCACTCGGCATTTTTGTATCATGCTATCAAAGCGGGTATGGATATGGGAATTGTCAATGCAGGGCAAATTGAAGTTTATGACAGTATCGAACCCCAATTGCTTGAGTTAGTCGAAGACGTGATTTTAAACAGGCGCCAGGATTCGACTGATAGTTTGCTCGCTTATGCTGAAAGTAACAAAGGCGAATCGGAAAAGAAAGAAAAAATTGAACTTTGGAGAGCGAATTCCGTTGAAGAGCGGCTCAAACACTCTCTCATCAAGGGTATAGTTGATTTTATTATTGATGATACCGAAGAAGCACGTCTGAAATTCGAAAATCCCTTAGAAGTAATCGAAGGACCACTGATGGACGGCATGAACGTCGTTGGTGAGCTTTTCGGTGAAGGTAAAATGTTTTTACCGCAAGTTGTGAAAAGTGCGAGAGTAATGAAAAAGTCGGTCGCTCACTTGATTCCATATATTGAGCAAACACTGAAAAAATCTGAGAGACAGACTGCAGGTAAAATTCTGTTGGCTACTGTAAAGGGCGACGTTCACGATATTGGGAAAAACATTGTTTCTGTGGTTTTGGCATGTAATAATTTTGAAGTTATTGACCTTGGAATTATGACTTCCAGCGACAAAATCATTGATGAAGCTCGCAAACAAAAGGTTGATATAATCGGCTTGAGCGGCTTGATTACCCCTTCATTAGATGAAATGGTTCACGTAGCGAAGGAACTCGAACGATTGAAATTCGATATTCCATTGATGATTGGCGGTGCAACAACTTCGCGAGTGCATACTGCCGTCAAAATTGCCCCAAATTATTCAAAGCCTGTAATTCACGTTCTTGATGCAGGGAAAAGCGTTCCTGTGGCTTCAGCTTTGCTTAATGTGAAGATTTATGATACATTTATCGAAAATTACAAATCCGAGTACAACGAGATTCGTTTGAATCATCAAAAATCTCAGATGTCCGGCAATATTATAAAATTTGCGGAAGCTAAGAAAAATAAAGCGATTTTATCCAAATCTTATAACCCAATGTTGCCAAACAATCTTGGAGTTTTCGATTTGCAGAATTTTTCACTATCCGAGATTCGCCAATACATTAATTGGACGCAATTCTTCATCACTTGGGAATTGAAGGGACGCTATCCGCAGATTTTTGATAATCCTGAAAAAGGGGCAGAGGCAAAGAAATTATTCGATGATGCAAACGAATTGCTCGATAAAATTATCGCAGAAAAACGAATCACAGCCAACGCAGTATTTGGGATATTTGCTGCAAATACGATTGAAAACGAAGACATCGAAGTCTATGAATCACTTGACAAAAAAAGCACTCTTCATACTTTTAGATTATTGAGACAGCAACAGGCAAAGAAATCAGGTGCTGAAAATCTTTCACTTTCGGATTTCATTTGGGATAAAGATTCCGGAAAAAATGATTTTCTTGGTATGTTTGTTTGTTCGGCAGGGCATGGAGTCCATGAACTTGTTGATGAATTTGAAAAAGACAACGATGACTATAATTCTATAATGGTAAAAGTATTAGCCGACCGCCTTGCTGAAGCATTTGCGGAATTACTCCACGAAAAAGTACGCAAGGAATATTGGGGCTATGCTTCGGAAGAGCAACTTAATGCCGAGGATATGTTGAATGAAAGATACTCGGGAATTAGACCTGCGGCAGGATACCCATCATTACCTGACCATACCGAAACGCAAAAGATTTTTGATTTACTGGATGCGAGCGAGTCCACAGGAGTTCAATTGACCGAAAGTTTCATGATGAATCCCGGTGCATCGGTTTGTGGATTGTACTTTGCATCGCCCGAATCTAAATATTTTGCAGTCGGAAAAATCGGCAAAGACCAAATCGAATCCTACGCAAAACGCAAAGGCGTAAGCGTAGAAATTGCCGAAAAATGGCTCTCAGCTAATTTGGGCTATTGATGAAAGGGAATTTCCTGCATTGGCTTTTGGGTGTTCCGGCAGTAATTTTCATACTGCTATTCACGATATTGCCTTTGTACGAAGCCATAGACAAGATTTTCATGACGTCTGAGATGTTTTTAAAAATAGTCTCTGAAAAGCATCTGCAACCTTGGTTTTTCGATTCTCGCGGAACGTACATATTTGCAAATTTGGTTTATGGCATTTTGAACGCTGCATTTCTCGTGTTTTCTACAATTTATTTGTACAAAAGAAAGTCTGTTGACTTGCTGATTGCATTTATGATTTTTCTCGGATTTCATTTTCTCGTACTTTTTCTGGCGGGCAATTGGCTTGCACCCGGACAATGACACAAAGCGACTATAATAATGACTGAATTTAAGATTGAAAAAAATAGATTTAAAAGATACCTGTATTTAGTTTTAGGTATAATAAATGTTGTCATGGGATTTATCGGTATATTCGTACCGGTGTGGCCCACTACGATATTCCTGATACTTGCTGCATGGTTTTTCGTTCGCTCGTCCGAAAAGCATTATCAGTGGCTCATCAAAAACAAACTTTTTGGGAAAATGATTAGAAATTATCGCGAATTCAAGGGTATAACCCGCGAAAGCCGCCGTAATTCCATTATTATACTTTGGGTCACATTGACGATTTCAGCGTTCTTCGTCGAGCTTTTATGGGTTCGAATACTTTTGGCTTGCGTTGGGATTGCTGTGTCGTGGCACTTGTTAGCTTTGCATACTTTAACTGATGAAGAAATAGCGAAATTGAACGATGAAAACACTATTATTGAATGATTTGACTGATATTGAGCTGCAAATGCTCAATCTTGCTACTAAAGTTCGTGAAAATGCTTATGCACCGTATTCGCACTATAAAGTCGGTGCGGCTATATTAGGTATTGATGGAGAGATTTACACCGGTTGCAATGTCGAAAGTGCGGATTTTACACTGACTTCCCATGCCGAATGCGTTGCAATTGATTCTATGGTCAAACATGGCTGTCATGAAATAAAATTACTGCTAATTGTGTTGGAATCATTGCATTTGCCATCATTC from Candidatus Kapaibacterium sp. includes the following:
- a CDS encoding YfhO family protein yields the protein MTKTTKRPEFVGEKSKVDFDQKTSIIIATVIFILTTSIFFGDQLFGDKYFWEDFLEYVYPTQNFAAVESSQGKIPFWNPYIFNGMPFVADLQVGFFYPLNRLMNFFIADDGHLSVGALQFLVIFHFFIAQMAMFLLLRHIKVSIYGAMIGAITYSFSMMIVCHVIHPMIVYHIAWFPLVFMLFKKAIDTGNIKTGVGGGLIFGFSMLSGHPQSSLYLGLLLGFYLIYRLIINFKSKVQFKLPILVAPILTFVFAAAIFQVQFLMSGELAELSNRAEMTYEDSTEGSLAMSQLFQAVVPDLFGKVDGMGQNEFPFYMKISPTEDAPYYAYWETAYYFGLLALILGLLTLVYFLKERDIAFYLFIIIFGVLFALGSSGIIHGIFYNLPFFGQFRVPARMMFFVVFAFSILSAIGFDKLFFSNLPNKFKKLLIVSAVPIFVLLLGLTGILTSMVDVPASYMPLAASNSLIGLFIIVVLLGLSYVTIKNNGALHFSGGLLVLLVFLDLYAVGSKFNDSPQSPAQAYELENATLNLFKFQSPDNLFRVNTRSYNPPVMAFKRNQGYMDNIMTTEGYNPLVLRRVNPAVNDVNLIYDLLNVKYKITLDQQTRGPVFVENPTMFPRFWYVFDWDVIGENEVESFMKSNQIDYRKKVILEEQPKIARNLASNDSLLINIKCMEYSGNYQRYEVMNPEADFILVLSEIWYPAWKVFVDGMPAKLHRANYSLRAVEIPKGASKIEFRFASPSFAIGQWITLIALIIAIPLLFFKFSGKNKNE
- a CDS encoding cytidine deaminase; translation: MKTLLLNDLTDIELQMLNLATKVRENAYAPYSHYKVGAAILGIDGEIYTGCNVESADFTLTSHAECVAIDSMVKHGCHEIKLLLIVLESLHLPSFPCGLCRQKASEFTEDNDLKIISVNLDSESNISKIYETSLSELLPNRFTSDNFLNH
- a CDS encoding YbaN family protein, whose translation is MTEFKIEKNRFKRYLYLVLGIINVVMGFIGIFVPVWPTTIFLILAAWFFVRSSEKHYQWLIKNKLFGKMIRNYREFKGITRESRRNSIIILWVTLTISAFFVELLWVRILLACVGIAVSWHLLALHTLTDEEIAKLNDENTIIE
- the carB gene encoding carbamoyl-phosphate synthase large subunit, which produces MPKRNDIQRILVIGAGPIVIGQAGEFDYSGSQAVKALKNLGYYVVVLNSNPATIMTDPELSDRVYIEPINTDIIEQIIQKEKIDAILPTVGGQTALNVSLELHDKGLIEKYGIELLGVSAESIAKAEHRELFRQSIENIGLESPKGKTVKTLKDAIEFYDEVGLPLIIRPSLTLGGSGGGVANTLDEFKSIVINGLSLSPITEVLVEESLIGWKEYEFEVIRDNNDNAIIIASIENFDPMGVHTGDSITVAPAQTLSDDEYQKLRDYSIAVIREIGVATGGSNIQFALNPKNGDIRVIEMNPRVSRSSALVSKATGFPIAKIAAMLAVGLNLDEITNDITKSTPASFEPVLDYIVVKIPRWDFEKFKSENSLTTQMKSVGEVMAIGSNFREALQKAYRSLEIGLSGLESEKFNKLSIDEIRTGLGKFTPDLPFFIKSAIINGLNIAEISQLSRVDIWFVENIKMICDFEKQLQNLDFEGLDEDILREAKLNGFSDIQIAKLTGTTTEIIRQKRIELGVLPTYKKVDTCAAEFEAVTPYYYSTYLTENESEPSDKTKIIVLGGGPFRIGQGLEFDYCASQAAMKLKELDYEVILINCNPETVSTDYDTSNKLYFEPVHIEDVMNIIELEKPYGVVLQLGGQTPLKLSKELMENGVRILGTEQQNIDLAEDRGKLMEILDNLHIEFPPGAMAKNRDEAFIFASKIGYPVIVRPSYVLGGRGMAIVYDEHDLSLFIDEATRVSENNPVLIDKFLENALEADVDAVSDGQDIIIAGIMEHIEEAGIHSGDSCSVLPSYSFSPYVKDRIREITYQIARKLQIKGFINIQFAIADEKIYLIEVNPRASRTVPFVSKSSGIPMNEIAVRVMTGEKIADMDVPKSGFYGHFAVKTPVFSFSKFPGVDTVLGPEMRSTGEVMGISEFFGEAYVKSQIGAGNNLPLGGNVFISVNDHDKRSVVPIAQKLRLLGFEIYATLGTFSTLHVEGVHVNLIHKIGAGHPNVVEMIHSGNIQMIINTPLGRKAYQDDLLIRSAALQNKVLCITNISAARAIADGMEWLQRHKITIHNPFVSRKGN
- the carA gene encoding glutamine-hydrolyzing carbamoyl-phosphate synthase small subunit, producing the protein MSKKALVMLESGFYLYGETFCGSGECFGEFVFNTAMTGYEEIVTDPSYRGQIVTFTYPLIGNYGVTFNNLQSNSIHSEAVIIRENSAITSNHAAKMSFADFLSSHGKMGIHKLDTRALTTRLRKFGAIKGGISTDELDPEKFLQKITEAPDISDSNLYEEVIGNEVLTFEGNTASALNLLVVDFGIKRSILENLRKYYNHIYLVPFDINFDVNIANLDFDAVFLSNGPGDPRIVHSFDKYLHEFAYNNFPIIGICFGHQLIGKTFGLKIDKLIFGHHGGNHPVKNIETGKVFITSQNHNYAISHQSIIESLDWNMNWLHLYDNTVSGIKHKTLPISSVQFHPEASPGPNDAALVVFDDFFKIVKDSNA
- the metH gene encoding methionine synthase, translating into MRKYYGNKIVEIAELLKNRILVLDGAMGTMVQRYKLTEADYRGKRFADWHKDLKGNNDLLVLTQPDIIKEIHLKYLEAGSDIIETNTFNGTSISQSDYDMGDYVNEINFNAAKIARAAVDEMLKRDPSKPRFVAGAVGPTNQALSLSPDVNNPGYRATDFDTMSNAYYEQVKSLVEGGSDIILIETIFDTLNSKAAIFGTAQYFRESGNYLPVMISGTIVDQSGRTLSGQTNGAFWVSISHTINLLSVGFNCALGSEQMRPYIEELSSEADCFTSLYPNAGLPNEFGGYDESPKFMAEVSRQYAEEGFVNIIGGCCGTTPVHIEAIAESVKGIKPRTVPSPKTFMQLSGLEKLIAYENSNFINVGERTNISGSTKFKDLIVKNDFESALAIAKQQVENGAQIIDINMDEGMIDSESAMTTFLNLIASEPDIAKVPIMIDSSKWTVIEAGLKCIQGKGIVNSISMKEGEEEFIKHARKVLDYGAAVIVMAFDENGQADTEQRKIDICSRAYKILTEEVGFPPHDIIFDPNILTLATGMDEHNNYAVDYINAVRWIKQNLPYAKVSGGVSNLSFSFRGNNKVREAMHSAFLYHAIKAGMDMGIVNAGQIEVYDSIEPQLLELVEDVILNRRQDSTDSLLAYAESNKGESEKKEKIELWRANSVEERLKHSLIKGIVDFIIDDTEEARLKFENPLEVIEGPLMDGMNVVGELFGEGKMFLPQVVKSARVMKKSVAHLIPYIEQTLKKSERQTAGKILLATVKGDVHDIGKNIVSVVLACNNFEVIDLGIMTSSDKIIDEARKQKVDIIGLSGLITPSLDEMVHVAKELERLKFDIPLMIGGATTSRVHTAVKIAPNYSKPVIHVLDAGKSVPVASALLNVKIYDTFIENYKSEYNEIRLNHQKSQMSGNIIKFAEAKKNKAILSKSYNPMLPNNLGVFDLQNFSLSEIRQYINWTQFFITWELKGRYPQIFDNPEKGAEAKKLFDDANELLDKIIAEKRITANAVFGIFAANTIENEDIEVYESLDKKSTLHTFRLLRQQQAKKSGAENLSLSDFIWDKDSGKNDFLGMFVCSAGHGVHELVDEFEKDNDDYNSIMVKVLADRLAEAFAELLHEKVRKEYWGYASEEQLNAEDMLNERYSGIRPAAGYPSLPDHTETQKIFDLLDASESTGVQLTESFMMNPGASVCGLYFASPESKYFAVGKIGKDQIESYAKRKGVSVEIAEKWLSANLGY